The bacterium genome window below encodes:
- the cas2 gene encoding CRISPR-associated endonuclease Cas2 gives MNKLVWLIYDIAKTKIRNKIAKACKDKGLYRVQKSVFLGSLNKNQIDELKIMCDDIIDPKVDSVYIFPMCEDDFKKVKLLGQAFDKDLVNDEIKALFI, from the coding sequence TACGATATTGCGAAAACTAAAATCCGGAACAAAATCGCGAAGGCTTGTAAAGATAAAGGCCTTTACAGGGTGCAAAAGTCCGTCTTTCTCGGCAGTCTTAACAAAAACCAGATAGATGAACTTAAAATTATGTGCGACGATATAATTGATCCAAAGGTCGATTCGGTGTATATATTCCCGATGTGCGAGGATGATTTTAAAAAAGTAAAGCTTTTAGGGCAGGCGTTTGATAAAGACTTGGTGAATGACGAAATAAAGGCGTTGTTTATTTGA